Proteins found in one Anopheles aquasalis chromosome 3, idAnoAquaMG_Q_19, whole genome shotgun sequence genomic segment:
- the LOC126574487 gene encoding cholesterol transporter ABCA5-like isoform X1 yields MGKELMNSSNFCQQLGATLVRNFKLKIRDSRKTIAEVFLPLYTLGTLIVLKILIPNPNFPAITEPRGAATLFEHFQHHKAHTIAVLPQPNSSTTVPFLNEVNELWMSNRRHQPGVHPIKWIVYETPEELLAAYWRDPSRMPLALIFHSDDPLFGPLRYEIRTNPSFYVTPSTTELYSSLVTCRQTDSYWSAVIPIETGDSCPVNQYYYSGFVALQTLLDYTKIRIVTQNEELQIPHITLEMFPKEAYTGNWMVAFRLVIPIYMVMALSQFITYLLILIVGEKENHIKEGLKIMGLRDSVFWCGWFVIYAVFVTFLSFVSVILVFSLGVFQHTNYLPVFILILLYSFSVILIGFMITPFFDNSRTAGILGNFAVNIMSLLYFLQVFIDDTHTSAALWTVSLISPTGFALAMDKILVLDISGQGVTLNNLWTGPGIPIGGSILMLLVDIVLYAALAFYFDCVIPSDHGTKQKPCFCFNRNYWCKKKVPKVPLLNGESANSFNNATEDQACDVEPVSREMRGKEAIRIVDLYKTFHSCRKPAVNAVNGINLTIYEGQITAILGHNGAGKSTLFNILTGLTSPTSGTIYIFGYDVRDPNDMTMIRRMTGVCPQHDILFETLTPKEHLYFFAAVRGIPPALVDGEVKKTLRDIDLFDTAETRVKHLSGGQKRKLSVGIAIIGDPKIIILDEPTAGVDPYSRRHMWSILQNRKHGKVILLTTHFMDEADILAERKAVVSRGRLRCCGSSLFLKNKFGVGYHLTLVLDTNACEPSITKLVNEHVPQAEKARRHGRELSYILPHDAVNSFVSLFDDIEKEIKTKRLMLGICSYGVSMTTLEEVFLHLETQREGEQKAEGADEGDGEDDEDDSKAAGYPVSDSLSRKVMKNRGLPRSLSLQERSNSYQSLKNDTKNLLDEQNAENKASLPDNRLEFETIIPINGLGSDGISQGTAGSGAHPVSVGGGNSAVSSPQVQRMHRKKHHRSSRNGVSKSTKSVYEEPPHTHSSASAVKLNSQNRTNWMDLDDIQLYPSRWSTIGALLKLRLTILFRDIQRLYLLIILPLAFTALGLYLNSIQVLSPIMRSILLDNTTYGSNITKIAVHDNTNVMAWPHSAYLYHHHRQQQPAATASHHQKRDSQVYVDPVPMLLHQKHHQQQQQLQSKESAHLYHRFLAELRQSANVTEEFNGNFSLLLDIAPHMAAFSVNTISWSNVSITTLYNDTTQHSLPIILNLISNTLLRVYAEMSPASINSQNLYQGRAQKSAPSQPIVVDYQDDQGEGADETPGSLPASYSTSAAASVPSTPGSGSLPAVAAGGGGVESVLRIELWSHPFQQTAQPQEFNIGTFSSALFVGMIFVLIPVSLAVDMVYDREMKAKNQLRVNGLSSSLYLSAYFIVLSGLMLVICAALLGLVFLFDIPSFRQPPALITLGMLVFLYSPAGILCSTCFSYFFDRTDSAQSILPNILTFVGLIPFILVVFLDMLGIEVKAAIALHYVFSLINPMYIPYATVYFVDRVYIACRLSSACAELSMAHYMTEEVIVMACGCLLHIPIWAFCLRVSDVMKSGGRMRDLFHRSAVSSSGSPRGGGFVNVDVTNGLLILKQSEEDVMTEEQCTGEYEDEDVRNERSRVFRLPCNNSLNQSQNDSECPHGQPVVVVKSLRKEFSQESLCGNCCCCADDEPPKKKVSVRSLSLGVDAGEVLGLLGHNGAGKTTTMKIMTGETAPTRGTVRVAGHSITINQDDAFKTLGYCPQHDALWKNVTVREHLELYARIRGVRGKDLNHLIATYLTGLHINEHANKQTQHCSGGTRRKLSYAMAMVGAPKVVLLDEPSTGMDPKSKRFLWDTILASFHGKRCAMLTTHSMEEADALCSRVGIMVKGELRCLGSTQHLKNLYGAGYTLEIKLKHIENVYSETPIESQPSSSQEQLQLDQSTDHIAPVISNCIDNRSMALRNFVTDLFPSATLEESFADRLVYSVPQQAVSSLAECFSRLEKAKTELDIEEYSFSQTTLEQVFLKFAHYDEETSSVQ; encoded by the exons ATGGGCAAGGAACTGATGAATAGTAGCAACTTCTGCCAGCAGCTCGGAGCGACGTTGGTGCGCAATTTTAAGCTGAAAATCCGGGACTCGCGCAAAACGATAGCGGAGGTGTTTCTGCCGCTCTACACGCTCGGTACGCTGATAGTGCTCAAGATACTGATCCCGAACCCGAACTTTCCGGCCATTACGGAGCCGCGCGGGGCCGCCACCCTGTTCGAGCACTTTCAGCACCACAAGGCGCACACGATTGCGGTGCTGCCACAGCCAAACTCCTCCACGACGGTGCCATTCTTGAACGAGGTGAACGAGCTATGGATGTCGAACCGGCGCCACCAACCGGGCGTCCATCCGATCAAGTGGATCGTGTACGAGACGCCGGAAGAGTTGCTGGCGGCGTACTGGCGCGATCCGAGCCGGATGCCGCTGGCGCTCATCTTCCACTCGGACGATCCCCTGTTCGGGCCGCTGCGGTACGAGATCCGGACGAATCCTTCGTTTTACGTGACACCCTCGACGACCGAGCTGTACTCGTCGCTGGTCACATGCCGCCAGACGGACAGCTACTGGTCGGCGGTGATACCGATCGAGACCGGTGACTCGTGCCCGGTGAACCAGTACTACTACTCCGGTTTCGTCGCCCTGCAGACACTGCTCGACTACACCAAGATCCGGATCGTGACGCAAAACGAAGAGCTGCAGATACCTCACATTACGCTCGAGATGTTCCCGAAGGAAGCGTACACCGGCAACTGGATGGTCGCGTTCAGGCTGGTCATTCCGATCTACATGGTGATGGCACTGTCGCAGTTCATTACATATCTACTGATACTGATCGTGGGCGAGAAGGAAAACCACATCAAAGAGGGACTGAAGATAATGGGACTACGCGATTCCGTCTTTTG GTGCGGCTGGTTCGTCATCTATGCCGTGTTTGTCACGTTCCTGAGCTTCGTGTCGGTCATTCTGGTGTTCTCGCTGGGAGTGTTCCAACACACGAACTACCTGCCTGTGTTCATACTGATCCTACTGTACAGCTTCTCGGTCATACTGATTGGCTTCATGATAACGCCGTTCTTCGACAATTCCAGG ACGGCCGGTATATTGGGCAATTTTGCCGTCAACATTATGTCGCTGCTGTACTTCCTGCAAGTGTTTATCGACGATACGCACACGTCGGCGGCCCTCTGGACGGTATCGTTGATTTCGCCGACCGGGTTTGCGCTCGCCATGGATAAGATCCTGGTGCTGGATATCTCCGGGCAGGGCGTAACACTGAACAACCTGTGGACGGGGCCCGGTATACCGATCGGTGGTTCCATCCTGATGCTCCTGGTCGACATCGTGCTGTATGCGGCGCTGGCTTTCTATTTCGATTGTGTCATCCCGTCGGATCACGGTACGAAACAGAAGCCGTGCTTTTGCTTCAATCGAAACTATTGGTGCAAGAAGAAGGTACCGAAGGTGCCCCTGTTGAATGGGGAGTCAGCGAACTCGTTCAACAATGCGACCGAGGATCAGGCATGCGACGTGGAGCCGGTGTCGCGTGAGATGCGTGGCAAGGAGGCGATCCGGATCGTGGATCTGTACAAAACGTTCCATTCGTGCCGCAAACCGGCGGTCAATGCGGTGAACGGTATTAATCTTACGATCTACGAAGGTCAAATTACGGCCATCCTGGGCCACAATGGGGCCGGCAAGAGTACACTGTTCAACATCCTAACCGGGCTGACCTCGCCCACGTCCGGGACGATCTACATCTTCGGGTACGACGTGCGGGATCCCAATGATATGACAATGATCAGACGTATGACGGGCGTTTGTCCGCAGCACGATATTCTGTTCGAGACGCTGACTCCGAAGGAGCATCTGTACTTCTTTGCCGCCGTCCGTGGCATTCCACCGGCGCTGGTCGATGGGGAGGTAAAGAAGACACTCCGGGATATCGATCTGTTCGATACGGCCGAAACGAGGGTGAAGCACCTGAGCGGTGGCCAGAAGCGGAAGCTTTCCGTCGGTATCGCGATCATAGGTGATCCGAAGATTATCATACTGGACGAACCGACGGCCGGGGTGGATCCGTACTCGCGCCGTCACATGTGGTCGATACTCCAGAACCGGAAGCACGGTAAGGTGATTCTGTTGACGACTCACTTCATGGACGAAGCCGATATACTGGCCGAGCGGAAGGCGGTGGTGAGCCGAGGGCGGCTGCGGTGTTGCGGATCGTCGCTGTTTCTGAAAAACAAGTTCGGCGTAGGCTACCACCTGACGCTGGTGCTCGATACGAATGCGTGCGAGCCTTCCATCACGAAGCTGGTGAACGAGCATGTACCGCAGGCGGAAAAGGCACGCCGGCATGGCCGCGAGCTGAGCTACATCCTGCCGCACGATGCGGTCAACTCGTTCGTCTCGCTGTTCGACGACATCGAGAAGGAGATCAAGACGAAGCGGCTGATGCTCGGTATCTGTTCGTACGGTGTCTCGATGACAACGCTAGAGGAGGTGTTCCTCCATCTGGAGACGCAGCGCGAAGGTGAACAGAAGGCCGAGGGAGCGGACGAGGGTGATGgagaggatgatgaggatgactCCAAGGCGGCCGGCTACCCGGTGTCGGATAGTTTGAGCAGAAAGGTGATGAAGAACCGCGGGCTACCGAGAAGTCTGTCCCTGCAGGAGCGCAGCAATAGCTATCAGTCGTTGAAGAATGACACGAAGAACCTGCTGGATGAGCAGAACGCTGAGAATAAGGCATCGTTGCCGGATAACCGGTTGGAGTTCGAGACGATCATACCGATCAATGGGCTGGGCTCGGATGGGATTAGCCAGGGGacggccggttccggtgctcaTCCTGTTTCGGTGGGCGGCGGTAACTCGGCGGTGAGTTCACCGCAAGTGCAACGAATGCACCGGAAGAAGCATCACCGCAGCTCGCGCAACGGGGTGAGCAAGAGTACAAAGAGTGTGTACGAGGAACCACCGCACACGCACTCGTCCGCGTCGGCCGTGAAGCTGAATAGCCAGAACCGTACGAACTGGATGGATCTCGACGATATCCAACTGTATCCGTCCCGGTGGAGTACGATTGGAGCGTTGCTGAAGCTTCGGTTGACGATACTGTTTCGTGATATTCAGCGGCTGTATCTGTTGATAATACTGCCGTTGGCATTCACTGCGCTCGGGTTGTATCTCAATTCAATACAGGTACTATCGCCTATCATGCGCTCGATACTGCTCGACAACACCACCTACGGGAGTAACATTACGAAGATAGCGGTCCATGACAATACTAATGTGATGGCGTGGCCCCATTCTGCTTACctgtaccatcatcaccgtcaacAGCAGCCTGCTGCAACGGCATCCCACCACCAGAAGCGTGACTCTCAGGTTTACGTCGACCCGGTACCGATGCTCCTGCACCAgaagcaccatcaacagcagcagcagctgcaatcGAAGGAGTCGGCCCATCTCTACCATCGTTTTCTGGCCGAGTTGCGTCAGTCGGCCAACGTGACGGAAGAGTTTAATGGGAACTTTTCGCTCCTGCTCGACATTGCCCCTCACATGGCGGCCTTCAGTGTGAACACCATTTCCTGGTCGAACGTGTCCATCACCACGCTGTACAACGAtaccacacagcacagcctACCGATTATCCTGAATCTGATCAGCAACACGCTGTTGCGTGTGTACGCCGAGATGTCGCCTGCCTCGATCAACTCACAGAACCTGTACCAAGGGCGCGCGCAAAAGTCGGCACCATCGCAACCGATCGTAGTAGACTACCAGGATGATCAGGGCGAGGGTGCCGATGAGACGCCCGGATCGCTACCGGCATCGTACAGTACGAGTGCTGCGGCCAGCGTTCCATCGACACCCGGTTCCGGTTCACTGCCAGCggttgcagctggtggtggtggtgtcgagtCGGTGTTACGCATCGAACTGTGGTCCCATCCGTTTCAGCAGACCGCCCAACCGCAGGAATTTAACATCGGTACCTTCTCGTCGGCCCTGTTCGTCGGAATGATCTTCGTGCTGATCCCGGTATCGCTCGCCGTCGACATGGTGTACGATCGGGAGATGAAGGCCAAGAATCAGCTGCGTGTCAATGGGCTTTCCTCGTCGCTCTACCTGTCGGCATACTTTATCGTGCTGTCCGGGCTCATGCTGGTCATCTGTGCGGCCCTACTCGGCCTGGTGTTCCTCTTCGACATTCCGTCGTTCCGACAG CCCCCCGCTCTTATCACGCTCGGAATGCTGGTGTTCCTGTACTCACCGGCCGGTATACTGTGCTCTACCTGCTTTTCTTACTTTTTCGACCGCACCGACTCGGCCCAATCGATCCTACCGAACATCCTCACGTTCGTCGGTCTCATTCCGTTCATATTGGTCGTGTTCCTTGATATGCTGGGGATTG AGGTTAAAGCAGCGATCGCCCTTCACTACGTCTTTTCACTCATCAACCCCATGTACATACCGTACGCGACGGTGTACTTCGTGGACCGGGTGTACATTGCGTGCCGGTTGAGTTCGGCCTGTGCCGAACTGTCGATGGCCCACTACATGACCGAGGAGGTGATTGTGATGGCCTGCGGGTGCCTTTTGCACATTCCGATTTGGGCGTTCTGCTTGCGGGTGTCGGATGTGATGAAGAGTGGTGGTCGCATGCGCGATCTATTCCATCGATCAGCGGTAAGCTCATCCGGCTCACCTCGGGGCGGAGGATTCGTTAACGTTGACGTCACTAATGGTTTGCTAATTCTGAAACAGAGCGAGGAAGACGTGATGACTGAGGAGCAATGCACGGGCGAGTACGAAGATGAGGACGTACGCAATGAGCGGAGCCGGGTGTTCCGTTTGCCCTGCAACAACAGTCTCAACCAGTCGCAGAACGATTCCGAGTGTCCTCACGGGCAGCCcgttgtggtggtgaag AGTTTACGCAAAGAGTTTTCGCAAGAATCGCTGTGcggcaactgttgctgctgtgcggaCGATGAACCACCAAAGAAGAAGGTGTCCGTGCGCAGCCTTTCGCTTGGTGTGGACGCAGGCGAGGTGCTCGGTTTGCTCGGTCACAATGGCGCCGGTAAGACGACCACGATGAAGATAATGACCGGTGAGACGGCTCCGACCCGTGGTACGGTGCGGGTGGCTGGGCATAGCATTACGATCAACCAGGACGATGCCTTCAAGACACTCGGCTACTGTCCGCAGCATGATGCACTGTGGAAGAACGTGACGGTGCGCGAACATCTGGAGCTGTATGCGCGTATCCGTGGCGTACGGGGTAAAGATCTGAACCACTTGATCGCCACCTACCTGACCGGATTGCACATCAACGAGCACGCGAACAAACAGACGCAGCACTGTTCCGGTGGTACGCGGCGCAAACTGAGCTACGCGATGGCCATGGTCGGGGCACCGAAGGTCGTACTGCTCGATGAACCGTCCACCGGGATGGATCCGAAGTCGAAACGATTCCTCTGGGACACGATCCTCGCCAGCTTCCATGGCAAGCGGTGCGCCATGCTGACCACCCACTCGATGGAGGAAGCTGATGCGCTCTGTTCGCGCGTCGGCATTATGGTAAAGGGTGAGCTAAG ATGTCTCGGATCGACGCAGCACTTGAAGAACCTGTACGGTGCCGGCTACACGCTGGAGATTAAGCTGAAGCACATCGAGAATGTGTATAGTGAGACGCCAATCGAAAGCCAACCGAGCAGTAGCcaggagcagctgcagctcgacCAAAGCACCGACCACATTGCGCCGGTGATTAGCAACTGCATCGACAATCGGTCGATGGCGTTGCGCAACTTCGTCACGGATCTGTTCCCGAGTGCCACGCTGGAGGAAAGCTTCGCCGATCGGCTGGTGTATTCCGTGCCGCAGCAGGCCGTCAGCTCCCTGGCCGAGTGCTTCTCGCGGCTCGAGAAAG CCAAAACTGAACTGGACATCGAGGAGTACTCCTTTAGCCAAACTACGCTCGAGCAAGTGTTCCTCAAGTTTGCCCACTACGACGAAGAAACCTCGAGCGTACAGTAA